The following coding sequences are from one Mycoplasma tullyi window:
- the dnaK gene encoding molecular chaperone DnaK has translation MSDNNNGLIIGIDLGTTNSCVSVMEGTQKVVIENPEGKRTTPSVVSYKNGEIIVGDAAKRQMLTNPNTIVSIKRLMGTSKKVKINDKGVEKELTPEEVSASILSYLKDFAEKKTGQKITRAVITVPAYFNDAERQATKTAGKIAGLTVERIINEPTAAALAYGIDKGPKEMKILVYDLGGGTFDVSLLDIADGTFEVMATAGDNRLGGDDWDNKIIEWIVEEIKKDHPSLDLKSDKMAMQRLKEAAERAKIELSAQLETLISLPFIAVTPEGPVNAELTLSRAKFEELSKDLLERTRNPIADVLKEAKVEPSQVDEILLVGGSTRMPAVQKLVESMIPNKAPNRTINPDEVVAIGAAVQGGVLRGDVKDILLLDVTPLTLAIETLGGVATPIIKRNTTIPVSKSQIFSTAQDNQESVDVSIYQGERPMARENKSLGTFSLGGIQPAPKGKPQIEITFNIDANGILNVKAKDLTTGKENSITISNSSELDENEIQRMIRDAEANKERDSIVKQRIEMRYEGEGIVNTINEILGSKEAEALPAAEKASLTKIVDGINNALKAEKWDELKEQIDGFKKWRDDMSKKYGGGDAPAESK, from the coding sequence ATGTCTGATAATAACAACGGATTAATTATTGGGATTGACCTTGGAACCACTAACTCTTGTGTATCTGTAATGGAAGGTACACAAAAAGTAGTAATTGAAAACCCAGAAGGTAAAAGAACTACTCCATCAGTAGTTTCATACAAAAATGGTGAAATTATTGTAGGTGATGCTGCTAAGCGTCAAATGCTAACAAACCCAAATACAATTGTTTCTATTAAGCGTTTAATGGGAACTAGTAAAAAGGTTAAGATTAACGATAAGGGTGTTGAAAAAGAATTAACTCCTGAAGAAGTGTCTGCAAGCATCTTAAGTTATCTTAAGGATTTTGCTGAAAAGAAAACTGGTCAAAAGATTACAAGAGCTGTAATTACGGTTCCAGCTTACTTCAACGACGCTGAACGTCAAGCTACTAAAACTGCTGGTAAGATTGCAGGTTTAACTGTAGAAAGAATTATTAACGAACCTACAGCAGCTGCATTAGCTTATGGGATTGATAAAGGTCCTAAAGAAATGAAGATTCTTGTGTACGACCTTGGGGGTGGTACGTTCGACGTTTCATTACTTGATATTGCTGATGGTACTTTCGAAGTTATGGCTACTGCTGGTGATAACAGACTTGGTGGTGATGACTGAGATAACAAGATCATTGAATGAATCGTTGAAGAGATCAAAAAAGATCACCCATCTCTAGATCTTAAGTCTGATAAGATGGCGATGCAAAGATTAAAAGAAGCTGCTGAAAGAGCTAAGATCGAATTATCAGCTCAATTAGAAACTTTAATCTCATTACCATTCATCGCAGTTACTCCTGAAGGTCCAGTTAACGCTGAATTAACTCTATCAAGAGCTAAATTCGAAGAATTAAGTAAAGACTTACTAGAAAGAACAAGAAACCCAATTGCTGACGTATTAAAAGAAGCTAAAGTTGAACCTAGTCAAGTTGACGAAATTCTATTAGTAGGTGGTTCTACAAGAATGCCTGCGGTTCAAAAATTAGTTGAATCTATGATTCCTAATAAAGCTCCTAACCGTACAATTAACCCAGACGAAGTTGTAGCAATCGGTGCTGCTGTACAAGGTGGGGTATTACGTGGGGATGTTAAAGATATCTTATTATTAGACGTTACTCCTTTAACACTTGCTATTGAAACTCTAGGTGGTGTTGCGACTCCTATTATTAAGAGAAACACAACTATTCCAGTTTCTAAATCTCAAATCTTCTCAACAGCTCAAGATAACCAAGAATCAGTTGACGTTTCAATCTACCAAGGTGAACGTCCAATGGCTAGAGAAAACAAATCATTAGGTACTTTCTCACTTGGGGGAATTCAACCAGCTCCTAAGGGTAAACCACAAATTGAAATTACTTTCAATATTGATGCTAACGGTATTCTTAACGTTAAGGCTAAAGACTTAACAACTGGTAAAGAAAACAGTATTACGATCTCTAACTCAAGTGAGTTGGATGAAAACGAAATCCAAAGAATGATCCGTGATGCTGAAGCAAACAAAGAACGTGACTCAATCGTTAAACAACGAATTGAAATGCGTTATGAAGGTGAAGGTATTGTTAATACAATTAACGAAATCCTTGGATCTAAAGAAGCTGAAGCATTACCAGCTGCTGAAAAAGCTAGTCTTACTAAGATCGTTGATGGTATTAACAACGCACTTAAAGCTGAAAAATGAGATGAACTTAAAGAACAAATCGACGGCTTTAAGAAATGACGTGACGACATGTCTAAGAAATACGGTGGTGGAGACGCTCCAGCTGAATCTAAATAG
- a CDS encoding Cof-type HAD-IIB family hydrolase, translating into MNNKKLLIMSDLDGTLLNSQSKLSSQTIKVVKLINKLGHHFCIATGRPSRASTDIYNQLGLNTVMANLNGSYIWHPRDRHFKAINLSFSKDLVKNLIHKTSIIKLVDNFIVENNDGTYIMNEPVSNKELDELLHCFHIDGKDNCTFGQEKILNLRQDPNTILLQVKNPNNIDEVVFQLKECFSTFIVRKWSLPVSGNIIEVNTVYANKGNALDYLSSYYGIPKEYVVSFGDGENDIEMLQKSRFGYAMKNAISSAKLLARYITKYNNNDHGVAFELYHKIIKRSLKNS; encoded by the coding sequence ATGAATAATAAAAAACTATTAATAATGTCCGATTTGGATGGCACACTTCTAAACAGTCAAAGTAAGTTAAGTAGCCAAACAATTAAGGTAGTTAAACTAATCAACAAGTTAGGTCACCACTTTTGTATCGCTACTGGAAGACCTTCTAGAGCTTCGACTGATATTTACAACCAATTAGGTTTAAATACGGTAATGGCTAATCTTAATGGGTCATATATTTGACATCCAAGAGATCGACACTTCAAAGCAATTAATTTAAGTTTTTCTAAGGATTTAGTTAAAAACCTTATACATAAAACATCAATTATTAAACTTGTTGATAATTTTATCGTTGAAAACAACGACGGAACTTACATAATGAATGAGCCAGTAAGTAACAAAGAACTTGATGAGTTGTTACATTGTTTTCATATTGATGGTAAAGATAATTGCACATTCGGTCAAGAGAAAATTCTTAACTTGAGACAAGATCCAAATACAATCTTATTGCAAGTTAAAAACCCTAATAATATCGATGAAGTAGTTTTTCAACTAAAAGAATGTTTTAGCACGTTCATTGTTAGAAAATGATCATTACCTGTTTCAGGTAATATTATTGAAGTTAATACTGTTTATGCTAATAAAGGAAACGCATTAGATTATCTAAGTAGTTATTACGGGATTCCAAAAGAATATGTTGTTTCTTTTGGTGATGGCGAAAACGATATTGAGATGTTACAAAAATCACGTTTTGGTTATGCAATGAAAAATGCGATTTCAAGCGCTAAATTATTAGCTAGATACATTACAAAATATAACAATAATGATCATGGTGTAGCGTTTGAACTTTATCACAAAATCATTAAACGTTCGCTTAAAAATTCGTAA
- a CDS encoding Spx/MgsR family RNA polymerase-binding regulatory protein, producing the protein MTDNQNNQSNNIVLFITASCIGCTRVRRFFREHNIQHKEVNFYKTAIDEKYFNDILSLTENGVFDIISTRSKYLQNNKVNIDELTISQLITLVNEHPSILKRPIILQYDKSGIPKRLMVGYNSTDIRVFLREVADVKAYYLDEYWFDEESSLGSTGLVKEDE; encoded by the coding sequence ATGACAGATAATCAAAACAATCAAAGCAACAATATAGTTTTATTCATTACAGCATCATGTATTGGCTGTACTAGAGTTAGACGTTTCTTTAGAGAACATAATATTCAACATAAAGAAGTTAATTTCTATAAGACAGCGATTGATGAAAAGTACTTTAATGACATTTTGTCATTGACTGAAAATGGCGTTTTTGACATTATCTCGACGAGATCGAAATACTTACAAAACAATAAAGTTAATATTGACGAATTAACAATTAGTCAATTAATTACTTTAGTTAATGAACACCCATCAATCTTAAAAAGACCAATCATCTTACAGTATGATAAATCAGGAATTCCGAAAAGATTGATGGTAGGATACAACTCAACTGATATTAGAGTATTCTTAAGAGAAGTAGCTGATGTTAAGGCTTACTATCTAGATGAATACTGGTTTGATGAAGAAAGCTCGCTAGGTTCAACTGGTTTAGTTAAAGAAGATGAATAA
- a CDS encoding MscL family protein, translated as MKDLLDKDRQLSLSKNAMKNATKVIKRGNIFMLAIGLLLGTSFNAVIASLANDVIIAAIAKLYNVQDLQKWQVNGILIGKFFAALISFIIINVIIIAALFVPYYILEVRKAIKAKHLLAEGINPPKDKPVEVSKDEKIIELLEYNNMLLEQQIMIFGKVHNIKVEILSKKFSDSVVTVPFEINNTQTQSEETTNLTRMLRSSAQNAVSTDNWSDS; from the coding sequence ATGAAAGATCTTTTAGATAAAGATAGACAACTATCATTAAGTAAAAACGCAATGAAAAATGCGACCAAAGTTATCAAACGTGGGAACATTTTCATGTTAGCAATTGGTCTATTGTTAGGGACTAGTTTTAATGCTGTAATTGCTTCATTAGCAAATGATGTAATTATTGCAGCAATCGCTAAATTATATAACGTTCAAGACTTGCAAAAATGACAAGTTAATGGGATTTTAATTGGGAAATTCTTTGCAGCATTAATTAGCTTTATAATTATCAACGTAATTATAATAGCGGCGCTATTCGTACCGTATTACATTTTAGAAGTTCGCAAAGCTATTAAAGCAAAGCATTTACTTGCAGAAGGAATTAATCCACCTAAAGATAAACCTGTTGAAGTAAGTAAAGACGAAAAGATTATTGAATTACTAGAATACAACAACATGTTGTTAGAACAACAGATTATGATCTTTGGAAAAGTTCATAATATTAAAGTTGAGATCTTATCTAAAAAGTTTAGCGATTCTGTTGTTACTGTTCCATTTGAAATTAATAATACACAAACTCAAAGTGAGGAAACAACAAACCTAACAAGAATGTTAAGATCTAGTGCGCAAAATGCTGTAAGTACAGATAACTGAAGTGATAGTTAA
- a CDS encoding lysylphosphatidylglycerol synthase domain-containing protein, producing the protein MNKQNSLAQNKLNIRRISITIVSIIVLLIAGLTFIFLKDISFRKIFEILRNPASTKQKVFIFLIFSCMVYGFLWQFLTLYIIARRYKVQAKWYDWLIYALVSTLINNVTPFATGAEPYKVYWLVKNKVKLSDAITIVGATAIYWSIVQITVTWPSFIYISTNYHLLAESKNGLIAYWFSFCGMLVDFGIFSSFATAIFSVKFHLFVYKVVNKIRKFLKLKALTEDKRLEYVNQKKAFINEFKRYWVVIFMFLFTATLVIFQYSSVYMSLVILDSKLVDLYSFVKVFNFSNVSVTANNFIPIPGGEGTIQVTLELYFQSLINISSLTKEFVNYFHSNEISNDINNTIFLWRFSLFYLPTMIGIIPSLYEIAVYFKSLHMSKKNVVANT; encoded by the coding sequence TTGAACAAACAAAATAGTTTAGCCCAAAACAAGCTTAATATCAGACGTATCAGCATTACAATTGTCAGCATTATTGTATTGCTTATTGCTGGTTTAACATTCATCTTTTTAAAAGATATTAGTTTTAGAAAGATCTTTGAAATCTTAAGAAATCCAGCTAGTACGAAACAAAAAGTTTTTATCTTTTTGATCTTTAGTTGTATGGTGTATGGGTTTTTGTGACAATTCTTAACGCTATATATTATTGCTAGAAGATATAAGGTTCAAGCCAAATGATATGATTGGCTTATCTATGCACTTGTTAGTACATTAATAAATAATGTCACACCTTTTGCTACAGGTGCTGAACCTTATAAAGTTTATTGGTTAGTTAAAAACAAGGTTAAATTATCAGATGCAATCACAATTGTTGGAGCAACAGCAATCTATTGATCAATCGTACAGATTACTGTAACTTGACCAAGTTTTATATATATTTCTACTAATTACCATTTATTAGCGGAATCTAAAAACGGACTAATAGCTTATTGATTTTCATTTTGTGGAATGTTAGTAGATTTTGGAATTTTTAGTTCTTTTGCTACGGCTATATTCAGTGTTAAATTTCATTTATTTGTTTATAAGGTTGTTAATAAGATTAGAAAATTCCTAAAACTTAAAGCATTAACTGAAGATAAACGTTTAGAATACGTAAATCAAAAGAAAGCATTCATTAATGAGTTTAAACGTTATTGAGTTGTGATCTTTATGTTTTTATTCACAGCTACTTTAGTGATTTTTCAATATAGTTCTGTTTATATGTCTTTAGTAATTTTGGATTCAAAACTAGTTGATTTATATAGCTTTGTAAAAGTCTTTAATTTTAGTAATGTATCTGTGACAGCTAACAACTTTATCCCAATCCCTGGTGGTGAAGGAACAATACAAGTAACTTTGGAATTGTATTTTCAATCTTTAATTAATATTTCTTCACTTACTAAAGAGTTTGTTAACTATTTTCATTCTAATGAAATTAGCAACGACATTAACAACACAATTTTTTTGTGAAGATTTTCTTTGTTCTACTTACCAACAATGATCGGAATTATCCCATCACTATATGAAATAGCTGTTTACTTTAAGTCATTACATATGTCTAAGAAAAACGTTGTAGCTAATACTTAA
- a CDS encoding APC family permease, with amino-acid sequence MIRINNKSRSLKVAPKSKKIGFFSGITIAIGSSIGAGIFFKAQAVLQNSHYSLAFAIFSWLFAAFSVTSMALALVEISSVRNDNLSIIGWCQTFNNHYVYKTCKNFMVYIYVPLTYFFMPFFFLLSIQDGIRGFNENYHGLNTQADWAILMLVSLGISAYFIVVSGLSSSAANFQNLIISVVKFLPLLLAIILGFVIFNHNDSKPVDPKIGLGFQNVKTTDLATIYSFSNLSPGFGLFISVGGIYFAYDGFYYAAGIQTEMKQPKKTPLAILIGLLFVTLVYLIMAIAMSLGSTDGSPFGFKAYFTRNKLLPLYAVFQITIGIGILGIVNGLSLWANRFMEDLIKKFEVPFSMKLINKINPNRVVVGMLYNLVLAVPLVVVFSLIGGLGYIDNVYSDADYGTGVGRIYSFSDLMANWTSVIAFVYIVIAIMGGLVNRKTNRIKVNKSKIFVPSAVCAIITMVASVSLTFFQPIADALLLYNIPFNEQYKNVYISRILLVLVLFVFLFIMFIPILIEDRLMIKKYGSVSKGEIAKLRIKAEVKKTSFKQELLDYVETLKTKDLNDDLKKALKEVNVEVDELVI; translated from the coding sequence ATGATAAGAATCAACAATAAGAGCCGATCGTTAAAGGTTGCTCCTAAATCCAAGAAGATTGGATTTTTTTCAGGGATTACAATCGCGATTGGTTCATCAATTGGAGCTGGAATCTTTTTTAAAGCTCAAGCAGTATTACAGAATTCACATTATTCTTTAGCATTTGCAATTTTTAGTTGGTTATTTGCAGCGTTTTCTGTTACTTCTATGGCATTAGCTTTAGTAGAAATTTCAAGCGTACGTAATGATAATTTATCGATTATTGGATGATGTCAAACGTTTAATAATCATTACGTATACAAAACGTGTAAGAATTTCATGGTCTATATTTATGTACCATTAACCTATTTTTTTATGCCGTTTTTCTTTCTTTTATCCATACAAGATGGAATTAGGGGATTCAATGAGAATTACCATGGATTAAATACGCAAGCAGATTGAGCGATTTTAATGCTTGTATCTTTAGGAATATCGGCTTACTTTATTGTTGTTTCTGGGCTTAGTTCATCAGCAGCGAATTTTCAAAATTTAATCATCTCAGTTGTTAAGTTTTTACCGTTATTATTAGCAATAATTTTAGGTTTTGTAATCTTTAATCATAACGATTCTAAACCAGTTGATCCCAAGATTGGATTAGGGTTTCAAAACGTTAAAACGACTGATCTAGCGACTATATATAGCTTTAGCAATCTTTCACCGGGATTTGGTTTATTTATCTCAGTGGGTGGAATCTATTTTGCTTATGATGGGTTTTATTATGCTGCTGGAATTCAAACTGAAATGAAACAACCTAAAAAAACTCCTTTAGCAATCTTAATAGGGTTATTATTTGTTACCTTAGTTTATCTAATCATGGCGATTGCCATGTCATTAGGATCAACTGATGGTTCTCCTTTTGGGTTTAAAGCATATTTTACTAGAAATAAACTATTACCACTTTATGCGGTGTTTCAAATTACAATTGGTATAGGAATTCTAGGAATCGTTAACGGATTAAGTTTATGAGCTAATCGGTTTATGGAAGATCTTATTAAAAAGTTTGAAGTACCTTTTAGTATGAAACTAATTAATAAGATTAATCCCAATAGAGTAGTAGTTGGGATGCTATATAACTTAGTTTTAGCAGTTCCTTTAGTGGTTGTTTTTAGTTTAATTGGTGGTTTAGGTTATATAGATAATGTTTATTCAGATGCTGACTATGGAACTGGTGTGGGAAGAATCTACAGTTTTTCAGATTTAATGGCAAACTGAACATCTGTGATTGCTTTTGTTTATATTGTAATTGCAATCATGGGTGGGTTAGTTAATCGAAAAACTAATCGGATTAAAGTTAATAAATCTAAGATCTTTGTTCCTAGTGCAGTTTGTGCAATTATTACTATGGTAGCTTCAGTTAGTTTAACGTTCTTCCAACCGATAGCAGATGCATTATTGCTTTATAATATTCCGTTTAATGAACAATATAAAAACGTTTATATTTCAAGAATTCTATTAGTTCTAGTTCTATTCGTTTTCTTATTCATTATGTTTATACCAATCCTAATTGAAGATCGGTTAATGATCAAAAAATATGGATCAGTTTCTAAAGGTGAAATAGCTAAATTAAGAATAAAAGCTGAAGTTAAAAAAACTAGTTTTAAGCAAGAGTTATTAGATTATGTTGAGACTCTAAAAACAAAAGATCTAAATGATGATCTAAAAAAAGCTTTAAAAGAAGTTAACGTAGAAGTTGATGAGTTAGTAATTTAA
- the trpS gene encoding tryptophan--tRNA ligase, whose protein sequence is MNKIISGIQSTGSLHIGNYLGSISKNINLQNKYQLNLFVANLHTITVDFDPLVSRQNIIQLVKIYLASGFDTTKNNIFLQSEINEHAALGHVLLCHTTMGELERMTQYKDKKQKFVQSNQTIKIPTGLLTYPTLMAADILLYQSDYVCVGEDQKQHLELTRDIAIRMNKKYGELFKVPEPIIAKVGSRIMDLNNPDKKMSKSSLSKKGIINLDDSREEVLAKIKSAKTDNLNKVNFDYKTQPEISNLVGIYYGAINDHFNVGLKSAKYNKSLDEEVTPADIINNFENKSYKDFKEELFELIWNILDNIQTNMKNITDEDVLKVLKNGKENLLPIAQKTLLSVYQKLGMVV, encoded by the coding sequence ATGAATAAGATAATATCTGGCATACAATCGACCGGATCGTTACATATTGGTAATTATTTAGGTTCGATTTCTAAAAATATTAATTTGCAAAACAAATATCAATTGAATTTGTTTGTGGCAAATTTACATACAATTACCGTGGATTTTGATCCATTAGTATCTAGACAAAATATTATCCAACTTGTAAAAATTTATTTGGCAAGTGGGTTTGATACTACTAAAAATAACATCTTCTTACAATCTGAAATTAATGAACATGCTGCACTAGGTCACGTATTGTTATGTCATACGACAATGGGTGAATTGGAAAGAATGACTCAATATAAGGATAAGAAACAAAAGTTTGTCCAAAGTAATCAAACGATTAAGATTCCTACAGGATTATTGACTTATCCGACTTTAATGGCTGCTGATATCTTACTTTATCAATCTGATTATGTATGTGTTGGCGAAGATCAAAAACAACACCTAGAATTAACTAGAGATATTGCGATCAGAATGAATAAGAAATATGGAGAGCTATTTAAAGTTCCTGAACCAATTATTGCTAAAGTAGGATCTAGAATTATGGATTTAAATAATCCTGATAAAAAGATGTCTAAATCATCTTTATCTAAAAAAGGAATTATTAATCTAGATGATTCTAGAGAAGAAGTTTTAGCAAAGATTAAATCAGCTAAAACAGATAATTTAAATAAAGTTAATTTTGATTATAAGACACAACCAGAGATATCAAACTTAGTAGGCATTTATTATGGTGCGATTAACGATCACTTTAATGTAGGGCTAAAGAGTGCGAAATATAACAAATCTTTAGATGAAGAAGTCACTCCTGCTGATATTATCAACAACTTCGAGAATAAATCTTATAAGGATTTCAAAGAAGAGTTGTTCGAATTGATCTGAAATATCTTGGACAATATCCAAACAAATATGAAAAATATAACTGATGAAGACGTTCTAAAAGTGTTGAAGAACGGTAAAGAAAATCTTTTACCGATCGCACAAAAAACATTATTAAGCGTTTATCAAAAACTAGGAATGGTTGTTTAA
- a CDS encoding PTS sugar transporter subunit IIA, with the protein MNKFTWIFLNIITFGILKLVATKKAKRISSQINQELIKSEKIPFDLNEFINILGGIDNIQTTTATLNTIKINVADKTKVNQDQIKNRLKINGMMWASHDLSLVCGDYASSLSDQINQLKNQ; encoded by the coding sequence ATGAATAAGTTTACTTGAATCTTTTTAAATATTATTACCTTTGGTATTTTAAAATTAGTAGCTACTAAAAAAGCTAAAAGAATTTCAAGTCAAATTAATCAAGAATTAATTAAATCAGAAAAAATCCCTTTTGATCTTAACGAGTTTATTAATATCTTAGGTGGAATTGATAATATTCAAACTACCACAGCCACGTTGAATACGATTAAAATCAACGTAGCTGATAAAACCAAAGTTAATCAAGATCAGATTAAAAATCGCTTAAAAATTAATGGGATGATGTGAGCTAGTCACGACTTGTCTTTGGTGTGTGGTGATTATGCCAGTAGTTTATCAGATCAGATTAACCAACTAAAAAACCAATAA
- a CDS encoding NAD(+) kinase, producing MNKTYCLISSLAPKSETLKPLIKKELNKKLVEVDDPNQSDYLFINGGDGTFIKNAIKYDRKGLKIIGINGGSLGFYTSFNETNIDTISDRLDHLKYTQLDFIRLQIDDQIYHALNEFNINSTTAYGYDIFIDNEFYQKFRGTGLLISTTTGSTGINKSANGAILFPGIKAIQMVELYPLLHSSFTTIQSPIILPIDTKIRIEIKENYCDHDACPRIVADGAVIRKGLSSTNIEISAVKSQADYVSINDLRSYIQRLQKTFIY from the coding sequence ATGAATAAGACATATTGTTTAATATCTTCATTAGCACCTAAATCAGAAACACTTAAACCATTAATTAAAAAAGAATTAAATAAGAAGTTAGTTGAAGTTGATGATCCAAATCAATCAGACTACTTATTTATTAATGGCGGTGATGGCACTTTTATTAAGAATGCGATCAAATATGATCGCAAAGGCTTAAAGATCATTGGTATCAATGGTGGTAGTTTAGGTTTTTATACTAGTTTTAATGAGACTAATATTGATACGATCTCTGATCGTTTAGACCACTTAAAATACACGCAATTAGATTTTATTAGGTTGCAGATTGATGATCAGATATACCATGCTTTGAATGAATTCAATATCAATTCAACAACAGCGTATGGGTATGATATTTTTATCGATAATGAGTTTTATCAAAAATTCAGAGGTACCGGGTTGTTAATTTCAACAACAACAGGATCTACTGGGATTAATAAATCTGCCAATGGTGCCATCCTATTCCCTGGAATTAAAGCGATCCAAATGGTTGAACTATACCCATTATTACATTCAAGTTTTACCACGATTCAATCGCCGATTATTTTGCCGATCGATACTAAGATCAGAATCGAGATTAAAGAAAATTACTGCGATCATGATGCTTGTCCAAGAATTGTAGCAGATGGTGCAGTAATTAGAAAAGGGTTAAGTTCTACTAATATTGAGATTAGTGCAGTTAAATCTCAAGCAGATTATGTTTCGATCAACGATCTAAGAAGTTACATCCAAAGATTGCAAAAAACGTTTATTTACTAA
- a CDS encoding potassium channel family protein, protein MNSRLNNLKIGRNKLMRLLSIIVWSRADIDDHLLKYEKRIKLFRGIYALVIVFASLISFVTLVITPKTNNNNFFAQFAKVTLLLTFFVFIADWLAHAFTYKYAMRQPKLEFVKALLKYFFTFNSIVIILCILSSGQAIKFFVSELSPTNELIFASFQSLALVKTIRLFMVLSLFKPFGAITNVFVNQKKLLASVFLIIIVLIILFAIIIWSQETVELLRVKSAFLAKVSDNYLNFPQFTLFIQLSKLMKGSVQYEDIINKITDGEVQAAANVLNPTDAASFASLSSGYVQNFTEAFYFTTITLTTVGYGDFVPHAPISRVIVSFISLLAISIIAIPSGIIAGSFLSEMQKAAEKNKSRKKKPDNKKEQVVTTTDKKKPLDQCEFIPIKQS, encoded by the coding sequence ATGAATTCAAGACTTAACAATTTAAAAATCGGCCGAAATAAATTAATGAGGCTTTTATCGATCATCGTTTGATCAAGAGCAGATATCGATGATCATCTACTAAAATACGAAAAAAGAATAAAACTTTTCAGAGGTATATACGCTCTTGTTATCGTTTTTGCATCTCTGATAAGTTTTGTAACCTTAGTTATTACACCTAAAACGAATAATAATAACTTTTTCGCTCAATTTGCAAAAGTAACGTTACTTTTAACTTTTTTTGTATTCATAGCTGACTGGTTAGCTCATGCATTTACTTACAAGTATGCAATGCGCCAACCAAAGCTAGAATTCGTCAAAGCATTATTAAAATACTTTTTCACATTTAATAGTATTGTTATTATTCTATGTATCTTATCGTCGGGTCAAGCTATAAAATTTTTCGTCAGTGAATTAAGTCCTACTAATGAATTAATTTTTGCATCATTCCAATCGTTAGCTTTAGTTAAAACAATTAGATTGTTCATGGTTTTAAGCTTATTTAAACCATTCGGAGCTATTACTAATGTATTTGTCAATCAAAAGAAGTTGTTGGCTTCAGTATTCTTGATCATCATTGTTTTAATCATCTTGTTTGCAATTATCATTTGGTCTCAAGAAACAGTTGAATTACTTCGTGTTAAATCTGCTTTCTTAGCTAAAGTAAGTGATAACTACTTGAACTTCCCTCAATTTACTTTATTTATTCAACTAAGTAAACTTATGAAAGGATCTGTACAGTACGAAGATATTATCAATAAGATTACAGATGGTGAAGTTCAAGCAGCCGCAAACGTTTTAAATCCAACTGATGCAGCTAGCTTTGCTAGTTTAAGTTCAGGATATGTTCAAAACTTTACTGAAGCATTCTACTTTACAACAATAACACTAACAACAGTTGGTTATGGTGATTTTGTTCCCCATGCACCAATATCAAGAGTGATTGTTAGTTTTATCTCTTTATTAGCAATTTCAATCATCGCAATTCCTTCAGGGATTATCGCTGGTTCATTCTTAAGTGAAATGCAAAAAGCAGCTGAAAAAAATAAATCAAGAAAGAAAAAACCTGATAATAAAAAAGAACAAGTTGTTACAACTACTGATAAGAAAAAACCATTGGATCAATGTGAATTTATTCCAATTAAACAAAGTTAA